From the Argopecten irradians isolate NY chromosome 13, Ai_NY, whole genome shotgun sequence genome, one window contains:
- the LOC138305982 gene encoding procathepsin L-like gives MLKLALLSVLYVCAIATPLIDPILDEEWKIFKNTYNKKYEEHEELMRRIIWEDNARFVQNHNLEASNGLHTFTTGMNEFGDMTNREFVSLMNGYIMRNSTSSLIFDASPDNVADDQVDWRTKGYVTPVKNQEQCGSCWAFSTTGSLEGQTFKKTGKLVSLSEQNLVDCSKKEGNKGCKGGLMDNGFRYIKINNGIDTEQSYPYRGKDGKCKFEASNVGATDTGFVDVKSKSVSALEQAVSSIGPISVAMDAGHRSFQLYRSGIYKERMCSSTKLDHGVLAVGYGSEGETDYWIIKNSWGPSWGMRGYFNIVKSEENMCGIATQASYPTV, from the exons ATGTTGAAGCTAGCTCTGTTGTCCGTACTGTACGTGTGTGCTATTGCCACTCCCCTTATCGACCCTATCCTGGACGAGGAGTGGAAAATCTTCAAgaatacatacaataaaaagTACGAGGAACATGAGGAGCTGATGAG ACGTATTATCTGGGAGGACAATGCCCGGTTTGTACAAAACCACAACCTGGAGGCCAGCAATGGTCTTCACACCTTCACCACTGGCATGAACGAATTCGGAGACATG aCAAACCGCGAGTTTGTGAGTTTGATGAACGGTTACATCATGCGTAACTCAACTTCATCTCTCATCTTCGATGCCTCTCCCGACAATGTTGCCGATGACCAAGTTGACTGGAGAACAAAGGGTTACGTTACACCAGTAAAGAACCAG GAACAATGCGGATCCTGCTGGGCTTTCTCCACCACTGGTTCACTGGAGGGACAGACATTCAAGAAGACCGGCAAATTAGTATCCCTGTCAGAACAAAACCTTGTTGACTGCTCAAAGAAAGAAG GTAACAAGGGATGTAAAGGTGGTCTTATGGACAACGGTTTCAGATACATCAAGATCAACAATGGAATTGACACCGAGCAATCCTACCCATACCGTGGAAAG GACGGCAAGTGCAAGTTCGAGGCCAGCAACGTCGGCGCTACTGATACTGGGTTCGTTGATGTAAAGAGCAAGAGTGTGTCCGCTCTCGAGCAGGCCGTCTCCAGCATTGGCCCAATCTCCGTTGCCATGGACGCCGGACACCGATCCTTCCAACTGTACAGGTCCGGTATTTACAAGGAGCGCATGTGCAGCTCCACCAAGCTTGACCACGGAGTGTTGGCTGTGGGATACGGATCAGAGGGAGAGACCGATTACTGGATCATCAAGAACAG CTGGGGACCATCCTGGGGAATGAGAGGATATTTCAACATCGTGAAGAGCGAAGAAAACATGTGTGGTATCGCCACACAGGCCAGTTACCCAACCGTTTAA
- the LOC138306135 gene encoding procathepsin L-like has product MLRLVCIAAVLVAAMALPITDVKLDDEWNIFKTMYKKEYNLMGEAMMRRQIWESNVRLIQKHNLEFDRGVNTYTLGMNEYGDMTNEEFVQTMNGYLMRNSSSGSLFLPPSNVQDLPTTVDWRTKGYVTPVKNQGQCGSCWAFSTTGSLEGQTFKKTGKLVSLSEQNLVDCSSREGNHGCKGGLMDQGFQYIKINNGIDTESSYPYRAKTGFFCKFKKSDVGATDTGYTDIKSKSESDLQSAVATVGPISVAMDAGHKSFQLYRSGIYTEKECSSTRLDHGVLAVGYGTDGGQDYWLVKNSWGTKWGMEGYVKIARNQGNMCGLATQASYPTV; this is encoded by the exons ATGCTCCGTTTAGTGTGTATCGCCGCCGTGTTGGTAGCAGCCATGGCTCTGCCTATCACTGACGTGAAGCTGGATGACGAATGGAACATCTTTAAGACGATGTACAAGAAGGAATATAACCTGATGGGCGAAGCCATGATGAG ACGTCAGATCTGGGAGAGCAATGTCCGATTGATTCAGAAGCACAACCTGGAATTTGACCGTGGCGTCAACACCTACACCCTGGGTATGAACGAGTACGGAGACATG ACCAATGAGGAATTCGTCCAAACAATGAATGGTTACCTGATGAGGAACTCCTCCAGTGGCAGCCTATTCCTCCCCCCCAGTAACGTCCAGGACCTGCCCACCACGGTCGACTGGAGAACAAAGGGTTACGTCACTCCAGTGAAAAATCAG GGTCAGTGTGGATCCTGCTGGGCTTTCTCCACCACCGGATCTCTAGAGGGACAGACATTCAAGAAGACTGGCAAATTAGTCTCATTGTCTGAACAGAATCTCGTTGATTGTTCTTCCAGAGAAG GTAACCACGGATGTAAGGGAGGGTTGATGGACCAAGGTTTTCAGTACATCAAGATCAACAACGGAATTGATACCGAATCATCATACCCGTACAGAGCTAAA ACTGGATTTTTCTGCAAATTCAAGAAAAGCGATGTTGGAGCGACAGATACCGGATATACTGATATCAAGAGCAAGAGTGAATCAGATTTACAGAGCGCCGTAGCAACCGTGGGACCGATTTCCGTTGCCATGGACGCCGGACACAAGTCATTCCAACTTTACAGATCCGGAATATACACAGAAAAGGAGTGCAGTTCTACCAGGCTTGATCACGGTGTACTAGCTGTCGGATACGGAACAGATGGAGGACAGGATTATTGGCTAGTCAAGAACAG cTGGGGAACCAAGTGGGGAATGGAAGGATATGTGAAAATAGCACGTAACCAGGGCAACATGTGTGGTTTGGCTACACAGGCTAGTTACCCTACGGTCTAA